Part of the Tenacibaculum sp. SZ-18 genome, GAACTAAAGGAAGATCTGGACAACAATGGGATATTTGGGAGGCAACATATTCTCCAATTGATGAGGAAGGTTATCCAAAAAGAATTTGGGATCGTATAACAGGAGAAATTGACAAAGAAGTTGCTCAGTACTGGAAAGAAAACTATGATTTAGCTTATATTTTAAAAAGAGATTGGGCTAAACATGGTGAAGATTGGAAAAACAAAATTCACTTATACTGTGGTGATATGGATAATTACTATTTGAACAATGCTGTTTATTTAGCTGAAGAAATTCTATCTGAAACAACGGCACCTTATTATAACGGAGAAGTTGATTATGGTGATAGAGCTGAGCATTGCTGGAATGGAGATCATGACAACGGAAATCATATTAGTAGATTACGATATCATAGAATGTTCATTAAAAAATATGTTGATAAAGTCCAAAAGGTAGCACCTAGAGGAGCGGATTTAAAAAGTTGGAGATATTAATGACATAGGTAAATAATACATTTCAATAATTATATTTAACTATGATCTAATAATATTTAAAGGCTGTGTTGCTCTTTTATCAAAAAATAAAATATATCGACTATAATTAAAGGACCTCGAGATAAAACACTTTAATTATTCAAATTATATATAGCTCGCTATGACCAAACCAAAAAGTAATGAAATTTTTATACATCCACTTGCTGACGTTCAAACGACAGACATCGGAAAACAAACTAGGATATGGCAATTTAGTAGTATCATGGAAAATGTGAAAATTGGTGTTAATTGTAATATAAGTAGTCACACATTTATAGAAAACAACGTTATTATTGGTAATAATGTTACCATAAAAAGTGGAGTGTTTTTATGGGATGGATTAATAATTGAAGATAATGTTTTTATTGGTCCAAATGTTACATTTACAAATGATAAGTATCCTCGTTCTAAGCAATATCTTGACTCATACCAAAAAACTGTCATTCAACACGGTGCTTCTATTGGTGCCAATGCCACCATTTTAGGTGGCCTAATAATAGGATCAAATTCGTTAATTGGTGCAGGAAGCGTTGTTACAAAGCATATTGCTTCATCAGAACTATGGGTGGGTAACCCTGCCAAATTTGTTCGTAATTTATAATTGCTCAAACAGTTACTTACATGGACAAAAAACATTTGAATTAACCATATTAACATTAAATAAGTAATTAGATCTTAATGTTAAATTGACACTCGAATATGATAATGTATTTATACATTACAATAAAAGCCATTTAATCTCTCAGGAAGTAAATAGTTTTAAAGGATTCTAACTCAATTTAAACATTTTATGTAACTTTAAATTATTTTAATAATCCCTTGTCTAAATACTAATTCATTATCAATTTTATCATGAAGAAAAAATTATTTCAAACGATTAGCATTGTCCTTGCATTTTCATTAATTAATAGCCCTCTATTTGCCTGTACAGGTATAACCTTAAAATCTCAAGATGGAGGAATTATTGTGGCGAGAACTGTAGAATGGGCTTTAAGTGATGCTCAACACAATAAAATATTAGTTGTTCCTCGTAATAAAAATTTTACAGGTCAAACGCCTGAAGGTTTTAATGGGAAAAAATGGAAAGGAAAATATGGATTTGTTACTTTAACTGCATACGGGCAAAATTATGGTCCAGATGGCCTTAATGAAGAGGGTTTATATGTAGGTGTTTATTATCTTCCTGATTTTGCGGAGTATAGCGATTATGACCCAACTAAAGCAGAAAAGTCAATGAGTGTGGGTGATTTAATGCAATGGATGTT contains:
- a CDS encoding acyltransferase — its product is MTKPKSNEIFIHPLADVQTTDIGKQTRIWQFSSIMENVKIGVNCNISSHTFIENNVIIGNNVTIKSGVFLWDGLIIEDNVFIGPNVTFTNDKYPRSKQYLDSYQKTVIQHGASIGANATILGGLIIGSNSLIGAGSVVTKHIASSELWVGNPAKFVRNL